The Eublepharis macularius isolate TG4126 chromosome 7, MPM_Emac_v1.0, whole genome shotgun sequence sequence AGCTAGAGAGACTTTGCATTGTGAGCAATGTTGATTTGATTTTCCTGGGGCTGTCATGttcttttctccattttgctGCAGGAGCCAGAGTCGCTGTAGGGAACAGTGCCCAGGGTAGCCAGTCATGATAGCCACTGGAGGCCTTTTGAGGATCTCAGCAAGAAAACAGGATCCACTGCGGCCTCAGAGCCAGGTTCCAACACGTAAGCGCAAAGCCAAAAAGAAACGCAAGAACGACGTAGTGGTGGTGAAGGGCAAGCTCAAACTCTGCTCACTCTCAGGCCTAATTGCTCTCTGTGGCATCCTGGTGCTGCTTGTGGGAATTGCCTTGGCTGTAGTAGGCTATTGGCCGAAACCTCTTTACCGGGCAGGGGAGAACCAGTTCTTGCCACCACACGGAGGTACCACCAAAAATCGCTCCAGGAGCCAGATAGGGGAGCCAGGAGAATCTCATCTGGAAGGCTCAGGAACCAATTCTTCCTCCAGCAGAAAGAAGGGCCACCCTCATTTATCACCTTCTCCGTCACCCTCATCTTCCCCAAGTTTCCTTTTTCAGCTTTTCTCTGGGTATTTGCATTCAGACAAGCTTAAGGTGCTAGGGCCTCTCATCATGGGCATtggaatcttcctcttcatttGCGCCAATGCAGTGCTCCATGAGAATCGTGACAAGAAGACCAAGATTATCAACCTGAGGGATCTGTACTCCACAGTCATAGATGCACACAGTCTTCGGGCCAAGGATGGAGCCACCTCAGCTTCTGTGGCCCCTGTTCCAATCAATGGCTTTGTTAACTATGTACAGCCTCGGGGGCTGGACCTAAAACCTGGCAGTGGGTCTGGGGAAGCCTTAGGGGCTACTGCCACGCTAGCCAAGAGCTCCTGGCACCCAGCTGTGGCTGCCTCCCTGTCTCCTCCTGACTTAGCATCCACACCACGctgctcctccttctcttcttctaGGCAGCCACCACCACCTAGCTTGGCTGAGGCTGTGTACAGCATATATCGAGAGAGAACTGCTTTGGACAGAACTATGTGTAGCCCACCTTGCAGTCCCCCAGAGACCTGGGATCAACGCAGCACTGCCAGTTCCATTGTGGGCTCCTCACTCAGCGCCTTCACTTTGCTGCCACTGGCTCAGGGGGAGGCAGCAGACAGAGACTGTCGTGGATGGCGGAGACCATTGGGTGAACGAGGGACCAGGGAGATTCCACGGGGAGAGTTTGAGCTCAGTCTGACTGATCTGAGGAGCAAATATGTGGACACAGGCCAAGGTCACACCGTGCTGCCCAGGACAAGCAAGCGCAAACTGGTTTTTAGACGTCAGAGCACAAGCTGCCTCCCTGATGCCAGGAGATCCCTCTCCCCAGAAACCTCGCATACACTGGGCAGTAGCACAGATTTAGACTCTAGTCTTTTAGTAAAGGCTTCTTCTAGCTACTCCAAATCCCTAGATCTGGGGGACTCTCTCCCCTCTACATCACCTGGGGATAGGAGAGATTCCCAGAACTCTCAGTGTGATCAGTACAGAAGCAATAAGGGCTACACCCCACTGGAGGAGACAGGTACCTCCTTGGAATCTATTGCCAACACCCCTGCCCATAAAACCCAGGATTGTGATGTCAACCCTAGTGGGGAAATTGCCCCCTCAGAGGAAATCAGCAAAGAACAAACAGAGCAGCAGCATTTGAAAATTCAGAGACAATATACTAATAAAGAGAAACTCTTCATGATCTCCAGGTCAGATGCTGTTGTTGGGCTGGATGAAGGAGGAGACCTGGAGAACACTGTCAtttaaacagaataaaataaaatggagacaaACATCAGAACAACCTGTAATCCTTCTGCCCCCTTGTGGATCTAGGAAACTGATCACTATCCAAAGAGATGAAGTATGTTATCCTTGAAtatcattcattcaatttatgtaGTTTTCTTCAGGGTGGGGGACCCTAACAAAAGTTTGATTGTTCACTTGTGATCCTATATTCTATACAAGCCAAATTGTATTACACATCAACAGTCCAGTAAATTCTTTGGGACAAAGGAACAGGACTTCTTGACAATAATTGTGCACTTTACTAATTTTTACTTTTCATGACCCCCTTCTTCTCTCTTGGATTTTATCATGTCATTAACTGTACTGTCTCGTCTGAGCTGCAGAGAGAGGTGATTTTCAATTCAGCAAAATCAATCTCTCTCATTCCTTTTACCATTTGCTTAGAATATGGTATTGGCAGGGATTGTGAAAAGGAAAAGCAGCTATAATTTCTGTGAAAGTGTCAGCTGAGGAAAGACTGGTGGTGGGTTGAATTATGGCTAGCTGAAATGCTACTATCCTGAACTCAAATAACAATTACTTTATTAAGTATTATTGCACATGTATGAAGTAATAGCATTAATaatcatttttaatttaaataaaatatgtttaCAATCACAAAATTCTTCATTTCCTGCTACATTGCAAATGAAATAAGGCTGTTTTTCAGTATAGAAGCTAAAAGATTTTTTAAGAAACTAGCAGAATATTTGTATGTTTATTTGCATTTGTATTAAATTAAGGAGAATAATGGTAAAAGTAAGTGTAAAGAAGGCagagaaatcaaatcaaataagcAAATATAGTTTAAAAACTTTTTGTAGATTGGTTAACCTAGGAAATAATCCAGGCAAATTGAAGCACTTTTAAGTTCAGCTTTTCTACAACAGAAGAGAGTGTTAAGCATTAAATGTGCTCAGCTTTAGTGTTATAGCCTGATTAAAAATGCACTTAGAAGCATCCAATTCAGATAAAAGATTTAAATCTAATCATTTGGTTAGGACCAAGGTACAAGATCGGCTTAGTTTCCAAACTAACTTTTCATTTACTGCTGTCatcataaaatattttttttaatttacagaaTTCATATTTCTGTCCGGTTTTCTCCTCGTGTGCTTTTATCATGTCAGAGGAAAAGTAAGAACTGACAGGCTAGCATcacaaatttatttacttcatttataccttgcctttgcTTGCATTCAcaagaaatgttttatttatgtatttaaaatactgATATCCAGCTACTAATAAAAGAGTATCAAGTGATCAAACAATAATTAAATGCAATAGAAATGCAAAACActcataaaataataaaagtatgCAATAAAACCAAAAAAGGTGatgcaataaacaataaaaagctGTAAAACAGCAGCAAAGTCAATCAAATAGCAGCAGAAGGCAAACAAATACCATCATCACAGGCCAGGACAAATAAAAACCATTTTCCTCTATCACCTAACACTCAGCAATGTATGCAGCGAAAGTTCCATAAACAAGATGCTGCAACTTCTCTGGTACCCACCCACAAATCCCAACTCTTCCTCACcttcttttaactttttaaaacagcCACAAAATGATACAAAGTAAAATTATTTTGTGATGGTTTTTGCATGTAAAAAGTAAGTAAAGCAATCATCCCTTGCAGCTTGTTTCCCCATGTATACCCTTCAGTTGATGCATCTCTATTCAGTCACTTGATGGCTTGTTGCTAGGGTAGTCATCTACATAACCCCAAAAGAGGAAATGTCCTAATTTACATTCACAGATGCAAATGTACACATAATTATTATAATCTAAAGAGAAATACAACTCACCATAGTACCAGCTCTATCTGGAAAAACAGCTAGTGCTCAGTTTCTTGGGTTACAGTTTGCCACTCAAATGTTTACAAAAAGCTGCAGTAGCAAAACCCCCACCAAAACTGCTTTTGCCAATTATACTGGATAGAAGCAGAATGTAAATACTTCAGAAGACAgccttaaaaaaaagaagcctGTTCTCTgaaaaaggggacataaaggactgtcctttttttttttaagacatcTGGCCATTCTTCTTGTAGCCAAATGTGTAAACTACTTTTATTGAGAAGTAATGTGGCTGAACGTTGATGCTCTCTGTCTGGaattttattgctgttttataCATTCATTACTTGATGTTGCACTCAAAAAGTGATAAAAGTACATAGGGGAAATCTGACCTTAGCTGTACTGGATAGAAGGGATAGGGTATCTAACTGATCATAGCCATAAGGCAGCCTAACTAACAGCCAGAGCCCTTTTCAGGCATTATATACATTGAAGAACAACCACATATATCAGGAGCATGTGTGATGTACAGTGCTTCCAGATTGTGGTCACCATGTTGTCTGCATAGGAGCAATGTGAGTATTTTGCAGATGCGTACACCTTCAGTATATATGAACTAACCACTGGATGTTTCAAGGTTCTGGTCCATGTCTGCTAAAGCTATACGGACATGCAAAGTATGTGTGTTGCTTTGTTCAGACAGCATGGTGACTATGCACATCAATGAGGCTCTACACATGGTTAGAAGACTTCTGGTACACGCagatgtaacatctgaaaagtcTATAATAGTAAGAAATACTAGTCTTGAACTGCACATTTGAAAGGGAAGAAGATCTGTGATTAGatctgccattttaaaaaaaagttaaaagcagGTATAGCAGAGGTATGAGAAGTGATGCCAGGGAACAATGTATTTAGTAccttccctgcaccattttcttCTGCATATCATCTGCACAAAGGCATCATTTGCTCTTTGGGAGAAAACATAGACATACCTGTATGGTACCTGTTTTGCAGGGAAGATTGTGCAAGAAAGGATTAGTTTCAATTCCACACGGTTCCAATCCACCCTTGTGCATGcaagtgcatgcatgcacacatacacacaggcttttaaaatgtagtttttaaaaaatccaaaccaaCCAGGAGAGCTGGTCATGCATCCTGCCATCTAGATTTTCCCCAGGGTCTATTGGAATGGATATTTGGATAGAATGTGGTAGCCTGTAGCAGCCCATATAGATTATACTGGTTCGAATCCAAGTACTTATTATCTTGATTATGGATTAAAACATAAACAATGTTTGAAGTTAACATACTGAGTGCTCAGCAGGAATAAAAGATCTATGCAAAATATAAGTAATAATGTACACATTAAAAAGTTTGTTTGACATTGAAAAAAACTAAAACTTAATAAGAGTGATCCATCATTACTGATATTTGTGTTAAAATGGCATTTTTGTTATTTGCAAGCATCATATAAGTGTCATGTAGAATCCACTGGAAACTAATGATATTGTAAAAATTTGTAATTACCTGATTCAGAATGCTATTTTCATAGTTCACATTTGCATTTCCCACTGATGCTTCCAAAAGTAATTTCCCCCCTCCATCACTATAAGCTAAAAGGATCAAGAAACTGGTGGCTAGGAGTGGGTGGGTAAATCACAAAGACTGCAATAAAAAGGCTTTGCAAAGCTACAGGCTCTCAGGGTTGAGAAAAGTCCTGGTGTCTAGGGATtaatcagcttttttttttagtctttcaGATCTCTGGGCTTTCCCATAGTTCCCAGGAGCTTTAAAGATCACTTGTTGGGGTGATCCTTAGTTCTGTCTGAACTGTGATTGCTGTCCAAGACTTGGCCAAAAGCAAGCTTAAAAGGACATGCTTGACATGTCATGTGCAGAAACTCACTTTAGATTGAGTAAATTCAACTAAAGTATGCTTGCCTATCACTACGAAGTATTTTGAAAAAATCTTCATGGTGACCGTACCATAAGAATTATACATTAATGAACAGATTCCATAATTAGAGGTTTATTGCAAGTAATAATAAAGATCTTTAAAGCTCCTGAGAACTATGGGAAAGCCCAGGGAGATCTGaaagactaaaaaaaaattaggggaAGGTTTTTGATTCCAGTCCACCAGGGGAGAAAATGTCTATCCCTCTTGAGCCAAAAGTCATAATCAATTTGGAGAATATTATCAACTTGCTAATATAAGATCCCATTGTAGCAAATAATTGATTGGCAAGGTCCCCAGGGTTTCACATCTTAAATTGGAACGTAGCTAGATAGCGCTCAAGAGTTTATTGAACCGATACTAAAGTGTTTTAAAGCTACTTTTGACATCTTACTCCTTCGGGGGACCAGGTTAATAGATGAAACAATTTTCCCTGGCTGCACTGGTTACTTCCAGAGAGCTTCTATAAAACTGGGGGGGTAGGTTACAGGGGGGTCTTGCTTGTTTAGTATCATCACATTTCAGTATTGGACTCTGTGATCTTTTGGTGGCAGAAGACTTAATTATTACTTTTCTGCTAAAATTAGATGATATTTTCCCCTTGGTTTATATTCCCTTGTCCACGTCTACTATAACCAGAgctagatctagggttgccggcacccagggtaACCCAAGTCCACCCACCCCCCCGCGCACGCACTGCGTTCACTCccagtgctgtgtgatgacatcatttctgtgacatcatcatgcaggggcagaGCATGCCGCcagtgcagcaagctggctgccccagtgcacggtGTGCAGCCTCCCCCCTTCCGctcagctgcccgcactgccaccGGTGCACTCTTTGGCGGCACGGGGCAGACTGCCCCCTCCGTTGGTCCAGCCCTGACCACAACAACCTAGAGATGGATCCATTTGGGAAAAACAGTTGATGATCTGCATGCCCGATTTCCAGGCATTCTTGTAGTATTAGCATACAATTTTAATGCAAGGATAGGCAGCAATGATTATACCCTTCTCTTTAAGTTATTTGGACCTAATAACAGCAAATTTCTTAGTTTTGTTTGGCGTAAAGATGCCATAATAAATATTGCAGGTATAGGGCTACCCAAATTTGCAATTCAGAGAAACGTTATGTTATCCCACTGAATGGCTATTCAGAGGTCACTGAAGCCACTGACTTCACTTATGTGGGACACCGAGTTAGTGTAATAGACTTCGTTCATGTTCCACTTGAGTATGTGACCCACTTCAAACATCCAAAAGTTTGTGATTACATGGGAAGCGATCATCTTCCGGTTTCTTTTCTTACAGATTTTCCTCTCAACTGATATCCTGCTCCAGCCCAAAGGTTTTCACTCTCCCAGAACAATAATATTTGTCAATTGCACTGGAGTATCAACTCTAGAGACAAAGCCTGAACAATAATGTCACCTCTTGTAACATCTTAGTTAAGAAGGTCATGCAAGTCAGACTCCTCTTCTGCTGGCATAGCCAATTTTTCTGAGGTTTTCGATTTGTATAAGATTTTTCATACTTCTCCCAAGCCAAGTCAGCAGGAGATCTTGCAGATGCAAAAGTAAACCTGAAGCTTATAAAACAG is a genomic window containing:
- the TMEM200C gene encoding transmembrane protein 200C, translating into MIATGGLLRISARKQDPLRPQSQVPTRKRKAKKKRKNDVVVVKGKLKLCSLSGLIALCGILVLLVGIALAVVGYWPKPLYRAGENQFLPPHGGTTKNRSRSQIGEPGESHLEGSGTNSSSSRKKGHPHLSPSPSPSSSPSFLFQLFSGYLHSDKLKVLGPLIMGIGIFLFICANAVLHENRDKKTKIINLRDLYSTVIDAHSLRAKDGATSASVAPVPINGFVNYVQPRGLDLKPGSGSGEALGATATLAKSSWHPAVAASLSPPDLASTPRCSSFSSSRQPPPPSLAEAVYSIYRERTALDRTMCSPPCSPPETWDQRSTASSIVGSSLSAFTLLPLAQGEAADRDCRGWRRPLGERGTREIPRGEFELSLTDLRSKYVDTGQGHTVLPRTSKRKLVFRRQSTSCLPDARRSLSPETSHTLGSSTDLDSSLLVKASSSYSKSLDLGDSLPSTSPGDRRDSQNSQCDQYRSNKGYTPLEETGTSLESIANTPAHKTQDCDVNPSGEIAPSEEISKEQTEQQHLKIQRQYTNKEKLFMISRSDAVVGLDEGGDLENTVI